The following are encoded together in the Streptomyces sp. NBC_00341 genome:
- a CDS encoding YafY family protein, whose amino-acid sequence MRAARLIRMVLLLQHRPAMTAAELAQELEVSERTVTRDAQALSEAGIPVYAERGRAGGYRLVGGYRTGLTGLARDEAEALFLSGLPSALREMGLADAGDAARLKVSAALLPSLRDASAGVSRRFHLDAPGWYREPVTPELLPAVAEAVRDDRTVLARYRRPGRDTEVERELSPYGLVLKAGVWYLCARAADDFRVYRIDRFTAVTVSDTRFVRDESFDLPGFWDERAAQFARSILRTEVTLRLSEAAAARLPHTVDRAAAHDALAAAGPPGPDGWVTVTLPVESLDVAYGQLLSLGPELEVLEPDGLRTRFAVAAERLHSLYRRPR is encoded by the coding sequence ATGCGTGCTGCCCGGCTCATCAGAATGGTGCTGCTCCTGCAGCACCGCCCCGCCATGACCGCCGCCGAGCTGGCCCAGGAACTGGAGGTGTCGGAGCGGACCGTCACCCGGGACGCCCAGGCGCTCTCCGAGGCCGGGATCCCGGTCTACGCGGAGCGGGGGCGGGCGGGCGGGTACCGGCTCGTCGGCGGGTACCGCACCGGACTCACCGGGCTCGCCCGTGACGAGGCCGAGGCGCTCTTCCTCTCCGGGCTGCCCTCCGCGCTGCGCGAGATGGGGCTGGCGGACGCCGGGGACGCCGCCCGGCTGAAGGTGTCGGCGGCCCTGCTGCCCTCCCTGCGGGACGCCTCGGCCGGGGTCAGCCGCCGCTTCCACCTGGACGCACCCGGCTGGTACCGGGAACCGGTCACCCCCGAGCTGCTGCCCGCCGTCGCCGAGGCGGTCCGGGACGACCGGACGGTGCTGGCGCGCTACCGGCGGCCCGGCCGGGACACCGAGGTGGAGCGGGAGCTGTCGCCGTACGGACTCGTGCTCAAGGCCGGGGTCTGGTACCTCTGCGCCCGCGCGGCGGACGACTTCCGGGTCTACCGGATCGACAGGTTCACGGCCGTCACCGTCTCTGACACCCGGTTCGTCCGGGACGAGAGCTTCGACCTGCCGGGGTTCTGGGACGAGCGCGCGGCGCAGTTCGCCCGGTCGATCCTGCGTACCGAGGTGACGCTGCGCCTCTCGGAGGCCGCGGCCGCCCGGCTGCCGCACACCGTGGACCGGGCCGCCGCCCACGACGCCCTGGCCGCGGCAGGCCCGCCGGGGCCCGACGGCTGGGTCACGGTCACTCTGCCGGTCGAGTCCCTGGATGTCGCGTACGGCCAGCTGCTCTCCCTGGGACCGGAGTTGGAGGTCCTGGAACCGGATGGGCTGCGGACCCGGTTCGCCGTCGCCGCCGAACGGCTGCACTCGCTCTACCGGCGGCCCCGGTAA